A window from Corynebacterium urogenitale encodes these proteins:
- a CDS encoding 5-formyltetrahydrofolate cyclo-ligase → MRRDIRSRRRATPVTFRTERDKRIQKNLMDHLSSLSAGRVAAYVPMQHEPGGRNLPGLLKASGLQVYLPRIVSIPDAHARGLSGTLAETLEWVRYEGETAVNARGIEEPVGNAEPGVLPEVDVFLVPALAIDQHGYRLGQGGGFYDRALAQPGSYREICAIVDHEEFVSAVPTDEWDLAVNSVVTDRGLNRFDAGNHRKP, encoded by the coding sequence ATGCGCCGCGACATTCGCTCCCGCCGACGAGCTACACCCGTAACATTTCGCACCGAACGGGATAAACGTATCCAAAAGAACCTGATGGATCATCTCAGCTCTCTTTCTGCCGGCCGCGTCGCAGCCTATGTCCCCATGCAGCATGAACCGGGCGGCCGCAACCTCCCAGGCCTACTCAAGGCGTCTGGCCTGCAAGTTTACCTCCCCCGTATCGTCTCGATACCCGACGCCCACGCGCGCGGTTTATCCGGAACCCTCGCCGAAACCTTGGAGTGGGTCCGCTACGAGGGTGAGACCGCAGTTAATGCCCGTGGCATCGAAGAACCGGTGGGCAATGCCGAACCGGGGGTACTTCCCGAAGTCGATGTATTCCTCGTTCCGGCCCTAGCCATTGACCAGCACGGCTATCGCCTGGGTCAAGGTGGCGGTTTTTATGACCGAGCACTTGCACAACCAGGCAGCTATCGTGAAATATGTGCGATTGTGGATCACGAGGAGTTCGTTTCCGCAGTTCCCACCGATGAATGGGATCTCGCTGTGAACTCCGTCGTGACGGACCGCGGCCTCAACCGTTTCGACGCTGGCAACCATCGAAAACCATAA
- the mscL gene encoding large conductance mechanosensitive channel protein MscL, whose translation MLSGFKEFIMRGNVIELAVAVVMGTAFTAIVTAFTTGIIEPLIAALGGNAEVGLGFFLREGNDATFMNLGAVITAAINFLIVAAVIYFIMIMPMNKIAELNAKRKGITPEEAAATETELLAEIRDLLEAQSGTSRANTAATTALNNTIDKNASGKHAAE comes from the coding sequence ATGCTTTCCGGCTTTAAAGAATTCATCATGCGCGGCAACGTTATCGAACTGGCAGTTGCTGTCGTCATGGGTACCGCATTCACCGCTATCGTGACCGCCTTCACCACCGGCATCATCGAGCCACTCATCGCTGCCCTCGGCGGTAACGCAGAGGTGGGCCTCGGCTTCTTCCTGCGCGAGGGCAATGACGCCACCTTCATGAACCTCGGTGCAGTCATCACCGCCGCCATCAACTTCCTGATCGTTGCTGCAGTGATCTACTTCATCATGATCATGCCGATGAACAAGATCGCTGAGCTCAACGCAAAGCGCAAGGGCATCACCCCAGAGGAAGCTGCTGCTACGGAAACCGAGCTGCTCGCTGAGATCCGCGACCTGCTCGAAGCTCAGAGCGGCACCTCCCGCGCCAACACCGCTGCCACCACCGCTCTGAACAACACGATCGATAAGAACGCTTCCGGCAAGCACGCTGCCGAGTAA
- a CDS encoding MogA/MoaB family molybdenum cofactor biosynthesis protein, protein MTSHQPRSLEENLRLPTVNAVTHAEVERLGETVEEPSDELLHELDAHARIKERTPELPLLHAMVVIVSDEDNVDQSGELVTELLREENFLVDAIVHVESRKPAIRKAIQTAVVGGADLVITVGATGVGPRDKAPEAANAELDRKVPGIAEALRSSGLAANSLDAGLSRGVAGISGSTLVVNLAGTRGAIRDGMATLCPLARHVIADMNR, encoded by the coding sequence ATGACTTCGCATCAGCCCCGTTCCCTGGAGGAGAACCTCCGGCTACCAACCGTAAATGCGGTTACTCATGCCGAGGTGGAACGGCTGGGGGAGACCGTAGAGGAGCCGAGCGACGAGCTACTCCACGAGCTGGATGCCCACGCGCGGATCAAGGAACGCACTCCAGAGTTACCCCTCCTCCACGCGATGGTCGTCATCGTCTCCGATGAGGACAATGTGGATCAGTCCGGCGAGCTCGTCACGGAGTTGCTGAGGGAGGAAAATTTCCTCGTTGATGCGATTGTGCACGTCGAATCCCGCAAGCCGGCGATTCGCAAGGCGATCCAGACGGCTGTCGTGGGCGGTGCGGATTTGGTGATCACTGTTGGCGCGACGGGTGTGGGGCCACGGGATAAGGCGCCGGAAGCTGCAAATGCAGAGCTGGATCGTAAGGTGCCGGGGATTGCAGAGGCACTGCGTTCCTCCGGCTTGGCCGCGAATTCTCTTGACGCCGGGCTGTCACGTGGGGTGGCGGGAATTTCCGGTTCCACGCTGGTGGTCAACCTTGCTGGCACGCGTGGTGCGATCCGCGATGGCATGGCCACTCTGTGCCCTCTGGCCCGCCACGTTATCGCCGATATGAATCGATAG
- a CDS encoding HAMP domain-containing sensor histidine kinase gives MTLRTRLAVLTAFVVIVSIVIITLAAFTSVNQVLYQEIDKNLQTQAQNVIDSGVTFPREQSYEGDTYVPRFQDTSNTMRVLVVPPEQTGRDAKHSVFESTLGAPEMSVLKGVAPFAFSTVGESRIYAVQAQDGRVIVMAQDITFTEQTLDSLRLVLILIGVTGALGAIVAGIAVASTGVQPINRLRRAADRVSATGELRQIPVYSNDELGALTTSFNNMMGALQVSQEKQKDLVADAGHELKTPLTSLRTNVELLMLASRTDGATISEQDREDLERDVIGQIDEMSTLIGDLVDLAREDSTVELVEHVDLEAIFEDSLERVRRRRPDVTFDVNLIPWELDGDPFGLNRAIRNLLDNAAKWSPEGGVVRVFMEPVADSSKTLKDDRGARAGIPTAVEIRIADSGPGIPEEDRAKVFERFYRSIQSRSMPGSGLGLAIVKQVITRHNGVIIADESDDGGALMRVVLPGRPGNSLREN, from the coding sequence ATGACCTTGCGCACCCGGTTGGCTGTGCTGACGGCTTTCGTGGTGATCGTTTCCATCGTGATCATCACCTTGGCTGCTTTCACGTCGGTCAATCAGGTGTTGTATCAGGAAATCGATAAGAATCTGCAGACCCAGGCGCAGAATGTGATCGATTCTGGCGTGACGTTTCCGCGAGAGCAGTCGTACGAAGGCGACACCTACGTTCCCCGTTTCCAGGACACCTCCAACACGATGAGGGTGCTGGTCGTGCCGCCGGAGCAAACCGGTCGGGACGCGAAGCATTCAGTGTTCGAGTCCACTCTCGGTGCCCCGGAAATGTCCGTACTGAAGGGCGTAGCACCCTTCGCTTTCAGCACTGTCGGTGAATCCCGCATTTATGCCGTCCAGGCTCAGGATGGCCGGGTTATCGTCATGGCTCAGGACATCACCTTCACCGAGCAGACGCTCGACTCGCTCCGCCTTGTGCTCATACTCATCGGTGTCACTGGCGCCCTTGGTGCGATCGTCGCTGGTATTGCCGTGGCGTCCACGGGTGTGCAGCCAATCAACCGGCTGCGCCGTGCCGCCGATCGTGTGTCCGCAACCGGCGAATTACGGCAAATCCCTGTCTATTCCAATGATGAGCTGGGCGCTCTCACCACCTCCTTCAACAACATGATGGGGGCACTGCAGGTCTCGCAGGAAAAGCAGAAGGATTTAGTGGCGGATGCAGGCCATGAACTCAAGACCCCGCTGACTTCTTTGCGCACCAATGTAGAGCTGCTCATGTTGGCGTCGAGGACAGACGGCGCCACCATCTCCGAGCAGGATAGGGAGGATCTCGAGCGCGACGTGATCGGGCAGATCGACGAGATGAGCACCCTCATTGGCGATCTTGTGGATCTTGCGCGCGAAGATTCGACAGTGGAGCTCGTTGAGCATGTGGACCTTGAGGCGATCTTCGAAGATTCTCTCGAGCGTGTGCGCCGGCGTCGACCCGATGTGACATTCGACGTCAACCTCATCCCGTGGGAGCTGGATGGCGATCCGTTCGGCCTTAATCGGGCGATCAGAAACCTTCTGGACAATGCTGCGAAGTGGTCTCCGGAGGGGGGAGTGGTGCGTGTGTTTATGGAACCGGTTGCTGACTCCTCGAAGACTTTGAAGGATGATCGAGGTGCGAGGGCGGGCATACCGACCGCCGTGGAGATCCGCATTGCGGACTCTGGCCCTGGCATCCCTGAGGAGGATCGGGCTAAGGTCTTCGAGCGCTTCTATCGCTCCATCCAATCCCGCTCCATGCCGGGCTCAGGGCTGGGGTTGGCGATCGTCAAACAGGTGATCACCAGGCACAATGGCGTGATCATCGCGGATGAATCAGACGATGGTGGAGCGCTGATGCGAGTAGTCTTGCCGGGGCGACCTGGTAACTCGCTGAGAGAAAACTGA
- a CDS encoding GNAT family N-acetyltransferase: MSVQTLGGAGPTVRLRSLRRQDGERWRVFRIRDEALLRPVEPTIPDDWELAHSPFAWRRTWANLKQLARRGELVPAAIEVDGNFAGQLTLGNVQYGVVSSCWIGYWVASVLQGQGVATAAVALGVDHAMRTMGLHRVEATVMEDNVASRAVLAKVGFREEGKLLRNLHINGQWQDHLLVGMTREDVEQAGNRTAVGRLIQRGDLAPNPGA; the protein is encoded by the coding sequence ATGAGTGTGCAAACCTTAGGCGGCGCAGGGCCGACCGTCCGTTTGCGCTCCCTGCGGCGCCAAGACGGGGAAAGGTGGCGAGTCTTTCGAATTCGTGACGAGGCTCTGCTGCGCCCGGTGGAACCGACTATCCCAGACGATTGGGAGCTAGCGCATTCACCCTTTGCCTGGCGCCGCACATGGGCGAACCTCAAGCAGCTGGCCCGCCGCGGCGAGCTCGTACCGGCTGCGATCGAGGTCGATGGGAATTTCGCCGGGCAACTCACACTCGGCAACGTCCAATACGGTGTAGTCTCCAGCTGCTGGATTGGCTACTGGGTGGCCTCGGTGTTGCAAGGTCAGGGGGTGGCCACTGCCGCTGTGGCTCTGGGGGTGGATCACGCGATGCGCACTATGGGTTTGCACAGAGTTGAGGCGACGGTCATGGAGGACAACGTGGCCTCCCGCGCTGTACTGGCAAAGGTGGGCTTCCGTGAGGAGGGGAAGCTGCTCCGAAACTTGCACATCAATGGGCAGTGGCAGGACCACCTGCTGGTGGGAATGACGCGCGAGGATGTTGAACAGGCCGGGAACCGCACCGCCGTGGGGCGCCTGATACAGCGCGGCGACCTCGCCCCAAACCCCGGCGCCTAG
- the glp gene encoding molybdotransferase-like divisome protein Glp → MRSVEEQLALITAAAVTPEPVRIAISEALGLRCAEQVEGTHALPGFDQAAIDGFAVRSVDIRQAVEMTRRNRDRHDDLPPEEEEGPVSQDVRPILPIVGEVTAGSHRPVRLQPRQAVRVHTGAPLPTLADAVLPLDWADVQGRRMEPLNSLNSGQFVHRKGSDVQPGDVVVEQGAVIGAAQVGLLAAVGRDKVLVYPRPRMAVMSFGPELVDIDRDPGLGQVYDVNSYALAAAGREAGAEVNRIGIIAGEHRRLKDVIEGQLIRSEIVVITGAVGGEASDRLREVLGELGEMDVSRVAMHPGSVMGFGTLGPDKVPTFLLPSNPSAALVAFEVMVRPLVQLIRGQRQSGRRIIQARSIASIESAPHRRGFIRGQLMRDRETREFLVDPLGAASGGGEPMHLLGSHGLSNCMIIVPADVTHVAPGQVVDVMFLSIRA, encoded by the coding sequence GTGCGTTCAGTAGAAGAACAGCTCGCCCTCATCACGGCAGCAGCCGTCACCCCCGAGCCTGTCCGCATCGCCATCTCTGAGGCGCTGGGCCTCCGGTGCGCTGAGCAGGTTGAGGGCACTCATGCACTGCCGGGATTCGACCAAGCTGCGATTGACGGTTTTGCCGTCCGCTCGGTGGATATTCGCCAGGCGGTTGAGATGACCCGCCGCAATCGCGATCGCCATGACGACCTTCCGCCAGAGGAAGAGGAAGGACCTGTCAGTCAGGACGTGCGGCCTATCCTGCCGATCGTCGGTGAGGTGACCGCGGGTTCGCATCGCCCCGTCCGCCTGCAGCCGCGCCAAGCGGTGCGCGTACACACCGGCGCACCCCTGCCGACCTTGGCGGATGCGGTGCTTCCACTGGATTGGGCAGACGTGCAGGGCCGCCGGATGGAACCATTGAATTCCTTGAATTCTGGTCAGTTTGTGCACCGCAAGGGGTCGGATGTGCAACCCGGTGACGTCGTGGTGGAGCAAGGCGCCGTCATCGGCGCAGCCCAGGTGGGGTTGCTAGCCGCAGTAGGTCGCGACAAAGTGCTCGTCTATCCCCGCCCACGCATGGCCGTGATGAGTTTTGGCCCAGAGCTTGTCGATATCGACCGGGACCCAGGTCTCGGGCAGGTCTACGATGTGAATTCCTATGCGCTGGCGGCCGCCGGGCGCGAAGCCGGCGCGGAGGTTAACCGCATCGGCATCATTGCGGGTGAGCACCGCCGTCTGAAGGATGTCATTGAGGGGCAGCTGATCCGTTCGGAAATCGTCGTGATCACCGGCGCAGTCGGCGGAGAAGCGTCAGATCGCCTGCGGGAAGTGCTCGGTGAGCTTGGTGAAATGGATGTCTCCCGCGTAGCTATGCATCCTGGTTCGGTCATGGGCTTTGGCACATTGGGGCCGGATAAAGTCCCGACTTTCTTGCTGCCTTCCAATCCTTCCGCGGCTCTCGTGGCATTTGAAGTGATGGTGCGCCCGCTGGTGCAGCTGATTCGTGGTCAGCGCCAGTCTGGTCGCCGGATCATTCAGGCTCGTTCGATCGCCTCTATTGAATCCGCTCCTCACCGGCGTGGCTTTATACGTGGCCAGCTCATGCGAGACCGTGAGACACGCGAATTCCTCGTTGATCCCCTCGGCGCCGCCAGTGGCGGCGGTGAGCCTATGCACCTGTTGGGTTCACACGGGCTGTCCAACTGTATGATCATCGTCCCGGCTGATGTCACACATGTCGCACCTGGTCAGGTTGTTGACGTGATGTTCCTGTCCATCCGGGCGTAG
- the sepX gene encoding divisome protein SepX/GlpR produces MSGSLIFIAVVWIVLLAPLLLRNQSPVRRTAKALTETRVLHEGGTSLQRKRRLKPAQSLYSAHDDDEELELVDAEPEFFLIDDEERPQGAKSLRDRTAKARRKPVDSGADKQVHEDEIETVDAEVVDDAATKSEPAESVSDATGQSASEAETIDGEVVAAEDSGVDSDAKDAEKPQSTFRDHDETDTGVFKPVRLVAEEKTADRDNGDDADKDAHAGVGGDAKTAAAETAEAETEDNAQAESAGDETGTRHRDIPVAYFRGSDLDASSEIEEAERGVEQGEKEEAAAATKRAEAERIAAEESRAELDDEEIAYLAARKGRGVYDPEASRRAAERRLQRRKQVLAVLLGLCVVTLALGFIFGGAVWFSTVAAVGVTVLYLYFLRVNALEEARMRQRRIARMRRARLGVRNTEDGELGVPNRLRRPGAVIVESDDVDPEFEHLEYIHGSDYFDDYDGHDQHQRIRAV; encoded by the coding sequence GTGTCCGGCTCTTTGATCTTCATTGCCGTCGTCTGGATCGTGCTGCTTGCTCCTTTGCTGCTGCGCAACCAGTCGCCCGTGAGGCGTACCGCGAAGGCGCTGACGGAAACGCGCGTGCTGCACGAAGGTGGTACGTCGCTGCAGCGCAAGCGTCGGCTCAAGCCTGCGCAGAGTCTCTATTCTGCGCACGATGATGACGAAGAGCTCGAACTCGTGGATGCAGAACCAGAGTTCTTCCTGATCGATGACGAGGAGCGTCCACAGGGCGCCAAGTCCCTGCGTGATCGCACCGCTAAGGCGCGCCGGAAGCCCGTTGATTCCGGTGCAGACAAGCAGGTTCACGAGGACGAGATCGAGACCGTGGACGCCGAGGTCGTCGACGATGCAGCGACGAAGTCGGAGCCTGCCGAATCCGTTTCCGACGCCACCGGCCAGTCCGCTTCAGAAGCGGAGACCATCGACGGAGAGGTCGTAGCGGCTGAGGACAGCGGGGTAGATTCTGATGCCAAAGATGCGGAGAAGCCCCAGTCCACTTTCCGCGACCACGATGAGACGGACACGGGTGTGTTCAAGCCAGTGCGTCTTGTCGCTGAGGAGAAGACTGCTGATCGCGACAATGGCGACGACGCGGATAAGGATGCACATGCCGGTGTAGGCGGTGACGCCAAGACTGCTGCAGCGGAGACTGCTGAAGCGGAGACTGAGGACAATGCGCAGGCTGAGTCCGCAGGCGATGAGACAGGCACTCGCCACCGCGACATTCCCGTGGCCTACTTCCGCGGGTCAGACCTGGATGCTTCTTCCGAGATTGAAGAGGCAGAGCGTGGCGTCGAACAGGGCGAGAAGGAGGAAGCCGCCGCGGCAACCAAGCGTGCGGAGGCCGAGCGAATCGCTGCGGAAGAATCCCGCGCCGAGCTCGACGACGAGGAAATCGCCTACCTGGCGGCACGGAAGGGTCGCGGAGTCTACGACCCTGAAGCATCCCGCCGTGCAGCAGAGCGCCGCCTGCAACGACGCAAGCAGGTCCTGGCGGTACTTCTTGGACTGTGCGTCGTGACCTTGGCGCTTGGTTTCATCTTTGGTGGTGCAGTGTGGTTTAGCACCGTGGCCGCCGTGGGCGTGACCGTACTGTACCTGTACTTCCTGCGCGTCAATGCACTGGAGGAGGCACGTATGCGGCAGCGCCGAATCGCCCGCATGCGCCGTGCCCGATTGGGCGTGCGCAACACGGAGGACGGCGAGCTGGGCGTGCCGAACCGTCTCCGCCGACCTGGTGCAGTGATCGTCGAATCGGACGATGTGGATCCGGAGTTCGAACACCTCGAGTACATTCACGGGTCCGATTACTTTGATGACTACGACGGCCACGACCAGCACCAGCGCATCCGCGCTGTGTAA
- a CDS encoding DoxX family protein: MNHPALRDTALLLLRAALGVSFIAHGWNRMFLQGMAGPTGTVEIFTSAGVPAPQAVAWFAAIVEMVGGALLIVGLLATAAAGILAVWSAVELYFFHLGRGFFAIDGGVELPLITIGACLAVLVFGSGRASLDRAFSRFA, translated from the coding sequence ATGAATCACCCTGCCCTACGGGATACCGCCCTGCTGCTGCTCCGCGCAGCGCTGGGCGTGAGTTTTATCGCCCACGGTTGGAACCGCATGTTTCTGCAAGGGATGGCAGGACCGACCGGCACGGTGGAAATATTCACCTCCGCGGGGGTGCCAGCTCCTCAGGCGGTAGCGTGGTTCGCAGCTATCGTGGAGATGGTTGGGGGAGCACTGCTCATCGTAGGCTTGTTGGCCACCGCAGCAGCCGGGATCCTCGCGGTATGGAGTGCAGTAGAACTGTACTTTTTCCACCTCGGTCGAGGATTCTTCGCCATCGATGGAGGTGTGGAACTACCCCTGATCACGATCGGGGCCTGCCTCGCAGTCCTGGTCTTTGGATCCGGCCGAGCCAGCCTTGATCGTGCTTTTTCACGTTTCGCATAG
- a CDS encoding zf-HC2 domain-containing protein — MECEGIRAALSARLDGEEAALPEDVVDAHLDGCEECQRWYSTVTALGRQLRMTAPPEPAPQTTGSDAAARVLDAAESIPNVTGTLRARQLPLVISRIALAFVAAVYVGWAAVLLFGSTLGLASTPEASGAAAPYGAAEDPVLARFVIDAATSRFALGAGLAWAAYRPRAAGAMLPVYLGVWAFGAGFATRDIVMGLVEYSSELPIVLGTLLVHLVAVIALVTCWLARIHAVTPLRQSWRWLTARPMNFSAVDVERHSTFRPGD; from the coding sequence ATGGAATGCGAAGGTATCCGCGCAGCCCTTTCGGCTCGCCTTGATGGTGAAGAAGCAGCACTACCGGAGGACGTCGTGGACGCGCACCTCGACGGGTGCGAAGAATGCCAGAGATGGTACTCCACCGTCACCGCTTTGGGCCGCCAGTTGCGCATGACTGCACCGCCAGAACCAGCGCCGCAGACCACCGGATCGGATGCTGCGGCGCGGGTGCTGGATGCTGCGGAGAGCATCCCGAACGTGACGGGTACACTGCGTGCCCGCCAGCTGCCTCTGGTCATCTCTCGTATCGCGCTGGCTTTCGTTGCGGCGGTGTACGTCGGCTGGGCTGCTGTGCTGCTTTTCGGCTCCACCCTGGGCTTGGCCTCGACCCCTGAAGCCTCCGGGGCTGCGGCGCCTTACGGTGCCGCCGAGGACCCAGTGCTCGCTCGCTTCGTAATCGACGCCGCCACGAGTCGCTTCGCCCTGGGTGCCGGATTGGCGTGGGCTGCATACCGGCCGCGGGCGGCTGGGGCGATGCTGCCGGTGTATTTGGGCGTGTGGGCCTTCGGCGCTGGCTTTGCCACGCGGGATATCGTCATGGGCCTCGTGGAGTATTCTTCCGAGCTGCCGATTGTGTTGGGAACGCTACTGGTGCACCTTGTCGCGGTCATCGCCTTGGTGACCTGCTGGCTGGCGAGGATTCACGCTGTGACTCCACTGCGCCAGTCCTGGCGCTGGCTGACGGCCCGGCCAATGAACTTCTCTGCTGTCGACGTGGAACGTCATTCCACGTTCCGCCCTGGAGATTAG
- a CDS encoding S1C family serine protease, which produces MREKDSSMNGGVNGNGQNSRYPDPYGSSAGEYGNRNSGAFPQPGQQHTTEHTAQWNQHPRDPQHMGSPQHIGSPMGQQMSPMHSPQQPQGPQTQSGLQEQQAQPRPQGQQAQRVHPGQQGQQPQGDPQFAQPKKRWSTPAVAALLLVGAIAASATTAVVIDQTGGGSVISNGATTSFDSKSNNQSQQTSAEVTPGSIEDVSQRVLPSVVSIKVQTRQGGGEGSGSIFSSDGLIVTNNHVVGAAENGGRIQVLTNDGRQLDAKIVATDPQTDIAVIKAEGANDLKPIELGDSDALNVGADVLAVGSPLGLAATVTSGIVSAKNRPVQASGEGGGEASLIDAIQTDAAINPGNSGGALVDMQGKLVGIPSVIATLGGSAGQQSGSIGLGFAIPINQAQRIVQELVDNGKAQHPIIGAKVDTSPNSESIMGAPIVDVNDGSPAEKAGLKRGDIVTKVNNRPVDSGVGLIAAIRSHNVGDTITLTAKEGEKGDERQLEMTLDAE; this is translated from the coding sequence ATGCGCGAAAAGGATAGTTCCATGAACGGTGGAGTCAACGGCAACGGCCAGAACTCCCGCTACCCGGATCCGTATGGATCCTCCGCTGGTGAATACGGCAACCGCAACTCCGGAGCGTTTCCACAACCCGGTCAGCAGCACACCACGGAGCACACTGCGCAGTGGAATCAGCATCCTCGCGATCCACAGCACATGGGTTCACCGCAGCACATTGGTTCACCGATGGGTCAGCAAATGAGCCCTATGCATTCTCCGCAGCAGCCACAGGGACCGCAGACGCAGTCGGGTCTGCAGGAGCAGCAGGCACAGCCTAGACCACAGGGCCAGCAGGCACAGCGAGTCCACCCTGGCCAACAGGGCCAGCAGCCCCAGGGTGATCCTCAATTCGCGCAGCCGAAGAAGCGCTGGTCCACACCAGCGGTGGCAGCATTGCTGCTCGTCGGTGCCATTGCTGCTAGTGCGACGACTGCCGTGGTGATCGACCAGACAGGTGGTGGGTCGGTTATTTCGAACGGCGCAACCACCTCCTTCGATTCCAAGAGCAATAACCAGAGCCAGCAGACCTCTGCTGAAGTCACCCCGGGCAGCATCGAGGATGTCTCCCAGCGCGTTCTGCCTTCCGTGGTCTCCATCAAGGTGCAAACGCGCCAAGGTGGTGGGGAAGGCTCGGGTTCCATCTTCAGCTCGGATGGGTTGATCGTGACGAATAATCACGTGGTCGGGGCTGCTGAGAATGGTGGCCGGATCCAGGTGCTCACCAACGATGGTCGCCAGCTGGATGCAAAGATCGTCGCCACCGACCCGCAAACGGATATCGCGGTGATCAAGGCGGAGGGAGCTAATGACCTCAAGCCGATCGAGTTGGGTGACTCGGATGCCCTGAACGTTGGAGCCGACGTGCTGGCTGTCGGCTCGCCACTGGGCCTAGCTGCAACCGTCACCTCGGGCATCGTTTCTGCCAAGAACCGTCCGGTGCAGGCATCTGGCGAGGGCGGGGGAGAGGCGTCCCTCATCGACGCGATTCAGACGGATGCCGCCATTAACCCAGGTAACTCCGGCGGCGCTTTGGTGGATATGCAGGGCAAGCTCGTCGGCATCCCTTCGGTGATCGCCACCTTGGGCGGTTCAGCTGGCCAGCAGTCTGGTTCCATTGGCCTTGGCTTCGCGATTCCGATTAACCAGGCGCAGCGAATTGTTCAGGAGCTCGTGGACAATGGAAAGGCACAACACCCCATCATCGGCGCGAAGGTTGATACTTCTCCGAACTCGGAGAGCATCATGGGCGCTCCGATCGTGGACGTGAACGACGGTAGCCCTGCAGAAAAGGCGGGGCTGAAGCGTGGGGATATCGTCACGAAGGTTAATAACCGCCCCGTGGATTCCGGGGTGGGACTGATCGCAGCGATCCGCTCCCACAACGTCGGCGACACGATCACGCTGACGGCTAAGGAAGGCGAGAAGGGCGATGAGCGTCAGCTAGAGATGACCCTCGACGCCGAGTGA
- a CDS encoding UTP--glucose-1-phosphate uridylyltransferase, giving the protein MTSSNPTTQGLRTVVVPAAGLGTRFLPATKTVPKELLPVVETPGIELIAREAIAAGAKHLAIITAPKKSGVMGHFDTDSELESTLENRGKDEQLRRVRGVNGLIEAVAVEQEKPLGLGHAIGLAEEALEEGEDCFAVMLPDDLVLPFGVMEKMLKIREEYGGSVLCAFEVPREDVFNYGVFDVEDSDHGNVKRVKGMVEKPEPEDAPSNFVATGRYLLDRQVFDALRRTKPGKGGEIQITDAIELMITEGHPVHILVHDGIRHDLGNPGGYIRACVDFALRNDTYGPSLRRWLEERIDQPDDSGLVSGLGLPS; this is encoded by the coding sequence ATGACTTCCTCTAATCCGACGACTCAGGGCCTGCGCACTGTTGTTGTGCCGGCCGCGGGCCTGGGAACCCGGTTCCTGCCAGCCACCAAAACGGTGCCCAAGGAACTGCTCCCCGTGGTGGAAACGCCAGGCATCGAACTCATCGCGCGCGAGGCAATCGCAGCAGGTGCCAAGCACCTCGCCATCATCACCGCCCCGAAGAAGTCGGGCGTGATGGGGCACTTCGATACCGATTCTGAGCTTGAATCCACCCTGGAAAACCGTGGTAAGGATGAGCAGCTGCGCCGCGTGCGTGGCGTCAATGGCCTCATCGAGGCCGTGGCTGTGGAGCAGGAAAAGCCGCTGGGGCTTGGGCACGCTATCGGCTTGGCTGAGGAGGCGCTCGAAGAGGGCGAAGACTGCTTCGCCGTCATGCTTCCCGACGATCTCGTGCTTCCATTCGGCGTGATGGAGAAGATGCTCAAGATTCGGGAGGAATACGGGGGCAGCGTGCTGTGCGCCTTCGAGGTTCCTCGTGAGGATGTGTTCAACTATGGCGTCTTCGACGTGGAGGACAGCGACCACGGCAACGTGAAGCGAGTCAAGGGCATGGTGGAAAAGCCTGAGCCAGAGGATGCGCCTTCAAACTTCGTAGCTACTGGGCGTTACCTGCTCGACCGCCAGGTCTTTGATGCGCTGCGGCGGACCAAGCCGGGTAAGGGCGGGGAAATCCAGATCACCGATGCCATCGAGCTGATGATCACCGAGGGGCACCCCGTGCACATCCTCGTCCACGATGGCATCCGTCACGACCTGGGCAATCCAGGTGGATACATCCGTGCCTGCGTGGACTTTGCGCTGCGCAACGACACCTATGGTCCGTCACTGCGCCGCTGGTTGGAAGAGCGTATCGACCAACCCGACGACAGCGGTCTGGTGAGTGGGCTGGGACTGCCGAGCTGA